From Uloborus diversus isolate 005 unplaced genomic scaffold, Udiv.v.3.1 scaffold_387, whole genome shotgun sequence, the proteins below share one genomic window:
- the LOC129233406 gene encoding transmembrane protein 104-like — MGLMYVFNLIVGTGALAMPAPIAEAGWLLSLIILVILAFMSFVTVTFVTESMAAANALVHSRTVRHLKKVMKTDEEVNEDSSQQLVEQFLTDEVISNSLENEKVPLLLNSVDTISETSAEYFNITERIEMGKMAFLFFNKYGVNIFYICIAVYLYGDLAIYAAAVSKSIRDVSCTYVPEDAICNATLNGTIACWDSLSVTRGQAYFIFLTAFLACLGPFTFFNVQKTKHLQIFTTIMRWLAFSTMIIIAATALIQGKGKGHPSVASIKGVPNLFGVCVYSFMCHHSLPSLITPIKNKSRLLRLFIADYLLILFFYSLLSFTGIFTFEKLQDMYTLNFEPQNCNDTHAGESIIPQNFSFIRYFLALFPVFTLSTNFPIIAITLRNNLKSLFLKDNKNYGIFVDKLLFPILAVIPPVVIAFITEDLTILVGITGSYAGAAIQYVVPALLVYYSRRDVLSTLGLGVKNKHASPFRHTAWIIFVLFWALMCIVFVTVNHIIQGK, encoded by the exons ATGGGGTTGATGTATGTCTTCAATTTGATAGTAGGTACTGGTGCTCTTGCGATGCCAGCTCCTATAGCAGAAGCTGGTTGGCTCCTAAGTTTGATCATTTTAGTAATTTTAGCATTTATGAG CTTTGTGACTGTTACTTTTGTTACGGAATCCATGGCAGCTGCAAATGCTTTAGTTCACAGTCGCACAGTCCGTCATTTGAAGAAGGTGATGAAAACAGATGAAGAAGTGAATGAAGATAGTAGCCAGCAGCTAGTA gaacaATTTCTAACTGATGAAGTAATATCTAATTCtttggaaaatgaaaaagtaccTTTACTGCTGA ACTCTGTTGATACCATATCTGAAACCTCAGCTGAATATTTTAACATAACAGAAAGAATAGAAATG GGCAAgatggcttttttattttttaataaat atggtgtaaatattttttacatttgcatAGCTGTATATTTATATGGAGATCTTGCTATATATGCTGCTGCAGTTTCAAAATCAATTCGTGATGTATCCTG caccTATGTTCCTGAAGATGCCATCTGTAATGCTACCTTAAATGGTACTATTGCATGCTGGGATTCCCTTTCTGTTACTCGAGGTCAAGCATATTTTATATTTCTG actgcCTTTTTAGCTTGCTTAGGTCcattcactttttttaatgttcaaaagaCAAAACACTTGCAAATTTTTACAACAATCATGAGATGGTTAG cTTTTTCTACCATGATTATTATTGCTGCTACAGCTCTCATTCAAGGAAAAGGAAAAGGTCATCCAAGTGTTGCAAGCATCAAAGGAGTTCCAAATTTATTTGGAGTGTGTGTATATTCCTTTATGTGTCATCATTCTTTGCCATCACTCATAACTCCAATCAAAAACAAATCCCGTCTTCTGCGATTATTTATTGCagattatttattaattcttttcttttattcattgcTTTCGTTTACTGGTATATTTACTTTTGAGAAACTCCAAGATATGTATACTCTGAACTTTGAGCCTCAGAACTGCAATGACACCCATGCAGGGGAGAGCATTATCCCGCAGAACTTTTCTTTCATTCGTTACTTTCTAGCTCTCTTCCCTGTTTTCACACTCAGTACAAATTTCCCTATAATAGCTATTACGTTACGAAATAATTTGAAATCTCTATTTTTAAAAGACAACAAAAACTATGGTATATTTGTTGACAAACTGTTGTTTCCAATTTTAGCTGTGATACCACCTGTGGTGATTGCTTTCATAACAGAAGATTTAACAATTTTAGTTGGCATAACAGGATCTTATGCTGGTGCTGCCATACAATATGTTGTTCCAGCATTGTTAGTTTACTATTCTAGGCGTGATGTACTGTCCACTCTAGGTTTAGGTGTAAAAAATAAACATGCTTCACCGTTTAGACACACAGCGtggattatttttgttttattttgggcGCTTATGTGCATCGTTTTCGTCACAGTAAACCATATCATCCAAGGAAAGTAA